AACATAAATTAGTTTGGGGGTTTCCTTTCTGATTAGATGAATGTGCCCATTGTCCCATTTAGCCTTGCTGTTTTTTTTGATTGGAGATCTGTGTAAAGTAGATTATTCATGCGAACAAATTGGCATCGACAGGTCTAAATGGAATAAGGACCCACTGTTAGGCTGCTCAGTAGTGGGCAGTAATAGGCTGTAGTGCTGTAGATTAGGTTACATTCTGGAGTTCCTGTGCTGTATTGTTTTCCCACCTTTCCCTCCATTCTTCCATCTCTCCGTGCAGGCAGAGTTTGAGCGAGTAGCAGATGATGTGAAGAAGGTGAAGTCCAGACCTTCAGACCAGGAGCTGCTGGACATGTATGGTCTGTATAAGCAGGCCATATTTGGAGACATCAACATTGGTATGGAATTTTCTTTGTGCTATTTAAAACATGCTAATTGAAATACATCATTGTATAAAACATACACAAGTGAAAGGACCATTACAATTATATGGAGAGAATAACAATTATTTTAGCAAATTCTGGGTAGATAGGGCGCTCATCTCCCAGATATCAGAACACTGCTTTCCAAACTGGCCATATCAGATACCCACACTAGTATTGGTAGGACAATAGAACATAAAGCCTAACCTTAAATCTGGTCTGGTTCCTCTGAAGTTCTCTTCATTTTTTTACCAGTCACCACTGATGTCCTAAATACTGTCCTCTCTTGTTCTCCACAGACAAACCAGGCATGTTAGACATGAAGGGAAAAGCCAAGTGGGAGGCCTGGGATTCTAggaaaggtaaaataaaaagatgTTGTCTTCTCTCAGAATGTAAAAAAGGAATCGCCTCCACACTAGCCCTCCATCCTATACCCTTGTTTCAGTCTTTGGAACATTCTAATCAATGATGAACATTTAGTGAACAGAATGCTACAGCAAGGGGTAATGATAACCCCCATCTAGAGATTGTACTTGACATTGAAGGCTGCAATCACAATTCCCCAACACTTTTAACTGAATGTATACGGGTGCgtgagtgagggagagtgtgtgtatgtgtgatgatGTTGCTCTAATTTGAATGCATGTTATCAGATTTACAGTGGTAAGAATCCAAGATGGTAGCCAGTCAGTCTGTCCGTTTGTATGTGTGATCCTTGCGAGCAGAGT
This genomic window from Oncorhynchus tshawytscha isolate Ot180627B unplaced genomic scaffold, Otsh_v2.0 Un_scaffold_17_pilon_pilon, whole genome shotgun sequence contains:
- the LOC112222696 gene encoding acyl-CoA-binding domain-containing protein 7; amino-acid sequence: MSLQAEFERVADDVKKVKSRPSDQELLDMYGLYKQAIFGDINIDKPGMLDMKGKAKWEAWDSRKGMSKEDAMTAYIALAKEIISKY